One stretch of Sander vitreus isolate 19-12246 chromosome 16, sanVit1, whole genome shotgun sequence DNA includes these proteins:
- the LOC144531188 gene encoding liver-expressed antimicrobial peptide 2, translating to MRTLQEKILVLLVLLSLICALQVNSLPVPEDWNGLIQRTKRSLLWRWNSMKPVGASCRDHEECGTKYCRKNICSFWN from the exons ATGAGAACTCTCCAGGAAAAAATCCTTGTTCTCCTCGTTCTTCTGTCTCTAATCTGTGCCCTTCAG GTCAATTCACTGCCTGTACCTGAAGACTGGAATGGTTTGATCCAGCGGACCAAACGCTCTCTCCTGTGGCGTTGGAACAGCATGAAGCCTGTGGGTGCCAGCTGCAGGGATCATGAAGAGTGTGGCACAAAATACTGCAG GAAAAATATATGTTCCTTCTGGAACTGA
- the scarb2c gene encoding lysosome membrane protein 2c, which produces MLLKSCCIYSTGVFSILLLISGIALVLSNVFPHFVQSVVEKEVVLKNGTEAFEAWENPPAPIYMQFYFFNLTNPMEVLDGDRPAVIEIGPYTYREYRPMEQVDFQDNGTKVAAVNTKTYIFQRNMSRGPESDLIRTVNIPAMTVMEQFKDHAFIANVISSYMKGTGEGLFTTHTVGELLWGYEDGLLKALRTLKPELDDVFGLFYKTNASNDGDYVFFTGQQNYKDFSRVDTWNGESMLNWWSSDECNMINGTNGAFFHPVITKNETLYMFSSDLCRSLYALYEEDVTVKGIPGYLFSPPSKVFANHTVNPANAGFCVPAGNCLGSGVLNVSPCKQGAPIIMSPPHFYQADEKYVQDVFGMRPKKEEHQTTIVINPLTGITLQAAKRLQVNVYVEKIPTFSQTGNVRTVILPVVYINESVVIDDASAMKLKAIVVKRNVVANIPFMLIGLGIVLGGVFMFLMCRQKVPKSTTAEQQPLLSS; this is translated from the exons ATGCTACTGAAGTCATGTTGCATTTACAGCACCGGAGTTTTTTCTATACTACTTCTGATCTCGGGTATTGCTTTGGTCTTGTCTAACGTGTTTCCACATTTCGTACAGTCGGTGGTTGAGAAG GAAGTAGTTTTGAAGAATGGCACAGAGGCATTTGAGGCCTGGGAGAATCCACCAGCCCCTATTTACATGCAGTTTTACTTCTTTAATCTGACCAACCCCATGGAGGTGCTGGATGGGGATCGGCCTGCTGTGATTGAGATTGGACCATATACATACAG AGAGTACCGGCCTATGGAGCAAGTGGACTTCCAGGATAATGGCACTAAAGTAGCAGCTGTCAACACTAAGACATACATATTCCAGCGTAACATGTCCCGAGGTCCAGAGAGTGACCTCATCAGGACGGTCAACATCCCTGCAATG ACGGTGATGGAGCAATTCAAGGACCATGCTTTCATCGCCAATGTGATCTCCTCCTACATGAAGGGCACCGGGGAAGGCCTGTTTACCACCCACACAGTGGGAGAGCTGCTGTGGGGTTATGAAGACGGCCTGCTCAAAGCCCTCAGAACTTTAAAACCCGAGCTGGATGATGTTTTCGGACTCTTCTATAAG acCAATGCTTCCAACGATGGTGATTATGTCTTCTTCACTGGACAGCAAAACTACAAGGACTTTTCCAGAGTGGATACATGGAACGGTGAAAG CATGCTGAATTGGTGGTCATCTGATGAGTGCAATATGATCAATGGAACCAACGGAGCATTTTTCCATCCAGTTATCACCAAGAATGAGACACTCTACATGTTCTCCTCTGACCTGTGCAG GTCTCTGTACGCTCTGTATGAGGAGGATGTGACAGTGAAGGGGATCCCTGGGTATCTCTTCAGTCCCCCGAGCAAGGTGTTTGCCAATCATACCGTGAACCCAGCCAATGCAGGCTTCTGTGTCCCTGCTGGAAATTGCCTGGGCTCTGGCGTACTGAATGTCAGCCCATGTAAACAAG GAGCTCCCATCATAATGTCTCCACCACACTTCTACCAGGCAGATGAGAAATATGTTCAGGATGTATTTGGCATGAGGCCTAAGAAGGAGGAGCACCAGACTACGATTGTTATCAATCCG CTGACAGGAATCACCCTGCAAGCAGCAAAGCGGCTCCAGGTCAACGTGTACGTCGAGAAAATTCCAACCTTCAG tcaaaCAGGAAATGTGAGGACAGTGATCCTTCCTGTGGTTTATATCAATGAG AGCGTCGTCATTGACGACGCGTCAGCCATGAAGCTGAAGGCGATTGTTGTCAAGCGGAATGTCGTGGCGAACATTCCGTTCATGCTGATTGGTCTAGGCATCGTTCTGGGAGGAGTCTTCATGTTCCTGATGTGTCGACAGAAGGTCCCCAAG AGCACTACAGCTGAACAACAGCCCCTGCTCTCATCATAG